The DNA region GAgaatatattttataaatttttttgatgttttatttatttatcaataTATTGTCATCATCTAAGCTAACAAACTTCTCTTTGTCCGAAAAGGATCCTATAGATCTTGCAATCGTgtttgttcattgtatatcgtgcggtcattttttgttagatactatttatatttgaattttaaattttaaattttaaataattttttacagcacaatgtacgatgaatggacaCGATTGCGAGAGCCCTAGGATCTCCAGATTATTTTCCTTCTTTGTCAattaaaaaaacatgaaaagaaaatttaatattctattacaaaataaaattatagacAATAATGTAATTGAACTTTCAATAGTGTACGTATCGATAGTCATTATCATGTcaatattcattttttttcttaaactaAGGTCTTTTTACAGGGTAATGCTAAACAAGTCAActatttaaactaaattttataaactataTGATGTAGTTGTTGATAATTAAATTCTTTCTAAGTATTagttaacgtgcttatttcttttgatgatatatcacttaatttacaaatttactctaaaatttgatttaccTAACATTACTACTTATATTGCCAAAAAAATCCTCTATCCTTACCTATCTCCAACATGTCAAATGTTGTAACCCTAGCTAGCAATCAGTTATGGCAAAACTGCATGAGATTATCCATTACACAAAACCAGAAAGCCACGTATAGTGGGTAGGGGCTACGTGGCCGGTTATTCTCCTACGTGTCTCGCTCCCAGAGCGACAGAGCCATGCAAAGGTGGCAGAAGGAGCCTCTGTGTTTACCGTTAAAGCCAGTCCCTCTAAACCTCCACTTTCACTGATCTGTTTTGTACACTACTGATCTGTTCTGCAAGCTTAAAGCGCAACACAATCTTTTACTCGCATTTGAATCATGGAGTCACAAATGGCTCGTCCTCACGATCACGAGGACAACCGCCACACCCAGCACCTTGTCACGCACCAAGGTAGAAACCGAGAAACCTCATTTTGGTAGAATTAGTTAAAGTACTTAACAATGGTGattggttttgtgttttttgttaattttatttgttaaatttgGATGAAGGCGAAGAGGAGGACCACCAGGAGAAGTCGGTTCTGAAGAAGGTAAAGGAGAAGGCGAAGAAGATAAAGAACAAGCTCACAAAGCATGGCCACGAACACGAACACGACCATAATGATCTCGAcaaggaagatgatgaagaagacGAAGACCCTGAATTGCATGGTGCAACAAGTAAGTTTTTCCCTTGATTTATTTTCATCTTAATAATTTAGGGCATGGTCATGTCAGTTTGCTAGTTCGTTAATTGGAGGTGGGTTGGAGGTAGTATCTGTTGAGATCGATCTAATTTAGATTAGATTGACTATAATCGAATTGATTATCTTTATAGATTACAAAAGTTAGATCCAGATTCGATCTACGTTAGAGCAGTTTAGAAATTCAGAATACCAGTGTGTGTCAATAAAAATTAATCTAAATTAGTTATAATTTCTACTTTCATGGGACATGTTGTGAATATGACGTGCAGCCATAAGGAGTGGTGCACCAGGGCAAGGAGATATTTTGAAGGTGCCAATGGTGAGATTCGGGGACACGAAAGCAGCGATTCAGGATCGCGATCCTCCCGAAGTGCCGCATTTGGAGAGGATCGATCCGATGAAGGAATATGTACCCACCGGGGGTCATTTGGGTCAAACCAGGGTCCATTTGCACCACCGGGGCTTGGACGATCGCACCCCTATTTCTTCTCGTGGAGATGACCAGAAGACCAATGTCAATGTCACTGACCCAAGTCATGCTTTTGCTACAAGGAAAGAAGGGCACTTCGGTCAGTCCGGGGTAAATTTGGACCGACCGAGAGGATTGGAGGAGGATCCACATGCGCCAAAGGCCAATCCTCAAGGTTATACTCCTTCAAACTATGAGACTAAAGTCACTGATCCAACTCATGCAGGTAAACtgtaacatatatataatcttgtcataaattctaaattttttgcTAAAGCCACAAACTAATATATGAGTTTTTgctaattgattaatttttttttataattttgttacATGTGAGTCATGTGACAGGCGGTGAAGAAATTGGAATTTCGCCGATTCTCCACTCGTTTAATAAGATTAACATTCATGGTGGAGATGCCAAGCCATCATCGAACCGGGGCAGTAGTTACACGGAGAAAGTTTCATCTGCCACTTCCGCTATCGCTGAAGAGGCGATATCTGCAAAAAATGCAGTTGCTTCCAAGCTTGGGTATGGAGGAGGGAACAATGATCAACACGAAGATGTTAATCCGCATGCTTATTCTCCAGCACATGATTCGACTAATACAGGTAACTACGCGATTAGTACTTAATTAAGTTGTCCATATGCAGTCGATATGGTTATAACTTATACGTTGTTGATGTGTAAGTAGGATTACACCATTATGTTGGAACAAATCAAAACCCGAGCACTGGAAGCCATGATCAATTTTCTCCTGAGCACCCATCAAACCAGGGCGGTAGCTACACGGAGAAAGTTTCATCCGCCACGTCTGCCATTGCTGACAAGGCAATTTCTGCTAAAAACGCCGTCGCTTCCAAGCTAGGATACGGTGGGGACACTGACCAACAGCAACATGGAGATCAGGCAGCCGTTAGGTCCGGGTCAGCTGCACCTGGGCAACAGGGTAAGGGCATTACAGCCGCAGTTACTGAGAAGCTGACACCTGTCTACGAGAAGGTTGCCGGGGCAGGGAGTGCAGTGATGTCGAAACTCCCCGGCGGTGTTGGGACAGCTGGCAAAGAAGAAGTCCACCGGAGTACTGGTACCGCTACTACAGGGGGTGAGTATAACAAATCCGGGCAGGACAAAGGAATTTCTGTGAAAGGCTATTTGTTTGAGAAGTTGAAGCCTGGTGAGGAGGACAGGGCACTGTCCGAGGTGATATCGGAAACCCTACACATGCATAAGGCAGAGCAACCTAGGAGCGGTGCC from Malus domestica chromosome 01, GDT2T_hap1 includes:
- the LOC103406509 gene encoding low-temperature-induced 65 kDa protein-like, which encodes MESQMARPHDHEDNRHTQHLVTHQGEEEDHQEKSVLKKVKEKAKKIKNKLTKHGHEHEHDHNDLDKEDDEEDEDPELHGATTIRSGAPGQGDILKVPMVRFGDTKAAIQDRDPPEVPHLERIDPMKEYVPTGGHLGQTRVHLHHRGLDDRTPISSRGDDQKTNVNVTDPSHAFATRKEGHFGQSGVNLDRPRGLEEDPHAPKANPQGYTPSNYETKVTDPTHAGGEEIGISPILHSFNKINIHGGDAKPSSNRGSSYTEKVSSATSAIAEEAISAKNAVASKLGYGGGNNDQHEDVNPHAYSPAHDSTNTGLHHYVGTNQNPSTGSHDQFSPEHPSNQGGSYTEKVSSATSAIADKAISAKNAVASKLGYGGDTDQQQHGDQAAVRSGSAAPGQQGKGITAAVTEKLTPVYEKVAGAGSAVMSKLPGGVGTAGKEEVHRSTGTATTGGEYNKSGQDKGISVKGYLFEKLKPGEEDRALSEVISETLHMHKAEQPRSGARPVGKVTESMEVTQRLGPDYGDGDVQQSSYGKVVADTVKGAVGSLLGKADESATSPQSLGSSTGTEGFSSSGSGVAERRGHGDAEQRRLQGSSN